CGTAGCCCATGTCGCGGAAGTACTCCGCGATGGTGATCCCGGTGTAGACGCAGGATTCACGGGCCGCGACGGGCATGTTCGAGGTGTTCGCGATGAGGCACGTCCGGTCCATCAGCGCGTTGCCGGTGGTCGGGTCCTCCAGTTCGGGGAAGTCCTCGATCACCTCGGTCATCTCGTTGCCGCGCTCGCCGCAGCCGACGTAGACGACGATGTCCGCGTCGGCCCACTTGGCGAGCTGGTGCTGGGTGACGGTCTTCCCGGAGCCGAAGGGTCCCGGGATGGCGGCCGTCCCGCCCTTCGCGATGGGGAACAGGCCGTCCAGCACGCGCTGGCCCGACACGAGCGGCGTGGTCGGGGTCTGCTTCTCGACGGAGGGCCGCTGCTCGCGCACCGGCCACTCCTGGCGCATCTGGATCTCCTCGCCGTTGTCGAGTTCGACGACCGTCTCCTCGACGGTGTACTCGCCGGACTCGACGGCGACGACCTCGCCGCCCTCGTAGTCGGGCGGGACCATCACCTTGTGGTCGATACTGGGCGTCTCGGGGACGATCCCGACGACGTCGCCGGGTTCGACCTCGTCACCGGCGGAGACCTCGGGGTTGAACTCCCAGGTCTCCTCCAGGTCGATGCCCGGCGCGTCGACCCCGCGGTCGAGGTACGCCGAGCCCATCTTCTCCTCCAGGACGTCGAGCGGGCGCTGGACGCCGTCGTAGATGGCGTCCAGCATGCCGGGCCCGAGGTCCACGGAGAGCGGCGCGCCCGTACTCTCGACGGGTTCGCCGGGGGAGACGCCGGACGTCTCCTCGTACACCTGGATCGTGGTGATGTTGCCTTCGATCTCGATCACTTCGCCCATCAGCCCTTCGTGACCGACGTACACCACGTCGTTCATCCGGGCGTCGAGGTCGGTCGCGGTGACGACCGGCCCCGAGACGCTCTCGATGACGCCGTCCTCTCTGACGTCAGATTCTGTTGCTTGACTCATGGTTTAGTCTTCTTCCATCAGGTCGATGCCGATCGCTCGCTTGATCTGGTCGCGCAGTCCGCCGCTGCCGGTCCCGCCACCGAGCGTCACCAGCACCGGTTCGACGCTCGTCTCGACGTCCTCGCGGACGCCGCGGGAGAGGTGGTCGAGGTCGTCGTCGTGCATCACGACGATGCCGACGTCGTCGTCCTCGAGCATCTCCGAGACGGCCTCGTCCAGGCGTTCGTCCTTCTCGGCGTCGGGAACGTCTGCGAACTTCCGGACGCCTGCCAGCCGAAAGCCCGTCGTGAAGTCCGGACTGCCGATGACGCCGATTTCCTGGCTCATAGTATCACCAGCTCCTGTTCTATCTCGTCCGGGTCCAGCCCGGCCTCGCGGCCGCGGGCGATTGCCCTGACGTTGTCGACCTCGCGCTCCTTGGCGAGGACGTACGAGAACACCGGACAGACCGACAGCGGGTAGCGGTTCGACAGCTGGTCCGCGTATTCCACCAGCGCGGCGTCCAGCGCGCTCTCGAACTCGATGAGGCTGTCGGCCGCCTCGAGGACGTCCAGCGCCGCGTCGAGGTCGTCGGCGTAGCGGCTCTCGCGGACGCGCGCCGCGAGTTGATCGGTGTCGGCAGCCAGACCGGTCAGGTCGCTCTCACTGAAAAGGCGACCGCCCTCGATGTAGTAGTCGGCCGGATCGAGGCTGTCGGCGCCGCTCCGGGCGATCCGGACGGCGTTCCGGAGGTTCCGGAAGTCGACCTCGGCCTCGAGGAACGAGACGTACAGCCCGACCGGGCTGTCGATCTCGGGGTTGTCCGGCAGGCCCGCGAGCAGGTTCTCGTAGTAGGCGCGGTCGACCGCGTTCTCCAGGGGAATCAGGACGCCGGTCTCCTCGTAGTCGTCGTAGGCGTCGTCGAGCACGCCGTCGAAGACGGTCCCGTCGAGGACCTCGACGACCTCCTCGATGGAGTCGGCCGCCAGCAGGCGGTCGAGGACGTTCTCGTCGAACTCGCCGGCGCGGACGAGGTCGTCCTCGATCTCCTGGCTGTCGGCCCCCGAGTAGATCCCCCGGACGACGGTCTTGACGTTCCAGACGTCGAACTTCCGGAGGTACCGGGCGACGTAATCGTACAGCTGACCCTCCGACCAGTCCAGCAGGTCCTCGAAGTTCCGCGCGAGGTTCCGGTTGAGCGCGTACTCGACGAGGTCGACCCCGCTGTAGCGCGATCCCAGCGCGTTCATCTCCCGGCCGTAGGTCGACTCCTCCATGAAGCGGGCGATCTCGCCCGGCCCCATGCGGACCAGCTTCCGGTAGTCGTCGTCGTCGAACAGCGCCGCCCGCCGGGAGCGAACGCGGGCGTTCACGTACTCGTAGTTGCTGGCGCCCGCGGCCTTGCGGTCGGCTCGCGCGGTCATTGGTCCTCGAAGAGCCTGTCGCTGATGTCTCGCAGGTTGTCCTCCCAGACGTCCTCGAGGATCGAGTCGAAGGTGTTGTTTACCCGGACGCGCGAGGCGTCGCTCTCGGCGACGACGCCGCCGAGACAGTCGACCTCGCCGGCGTACTCGTAGCCGTCGTACTCGGCGAGGATCGACGTCAGCAGCTCCTGGTCGTCGGGGCGACCGTACACTTCGATCGCCGCGCCGTCGTCGAACTCCGCGGCGGCGGCGTCCAGCAGGGCGCG
This genomic interval from Halomicrobium urmianum contains the following:
- a CDS encoding ATP synthase subunit A, whose translation is MSQATESDVREDGVIESVSGPVVTATDLDARMNDVVYVGHEGLMGEVIEIEGNITTIQVYEETSGVSPGEPVESTGAPLSVDLGPGMLDAIYDGVQRPLDVLEEKMGSAYLDRGVDAPGIDLEETWEFNPEVSAGDEVEPGDVVGIVPETPSIDHKVMVPPDYEGGEVVAVESGEYTVEETVVELDNGEEIQMRQEWPVREQRPSVEKQTPTTPLVSGQRVLDGLFPIAKGGTAAIPGPFGSGKTVTQHQLAKWADADIVVYVGCGERGNEMTEVIEDFPELEDPTTGNALMDRTCLIANTSNMPVAARESCVYTGITIAEYFRDMGYDVALMADSTSRWAEAMREISSRLEEMPGEEGYPAYLAARLSQFYERAGYFENINGSEGSVSVIGAVSPPGGDFSEPVTQNTLRIVKTFWALDADLAERRHFPSINWNESYSLYRDQLDPWFRENVREDWPEQRQWAIDVLDEEAELQEIVQLVGKDALPEDQQLTLEIARYLREAWLQQNAFHDVDTFCEPEKTYRILGAIKTYNDAAFEALEAGVPVEEITDVDAAPRLNRIGVQEDYNEYVDDLEDDIESQLRELY
- a CDS encoding V-type ATP synthase subunit F; the protein is MSQEIGVIGSPDFTTGFRLAGVRKFADVPDAEKDERLDEAVSEMLEDDDVGIVVMHDDDLDHLSRGVREDVETSVEPVLVTLGGGTGSGGLRDQIKRAIGIDLMEED
- a CDS encoding V-type ATP synthase subunit C; this encodes MTARADRKAAGASNYEYVNARVRSRRAALFDDDDYRKLVRMGPGEIARFMEESTYGREMNALGSRYSGVDLVEYALNRNLARNFEDLLDWSEGQLYDYVARYLRKFDVWNVKTVVRGIYSGADSQEIEDDLVRAGEFDENVLDRLLAADSIEEVVEVLDGTVFDGVLDDAYDDYEETGVLIPLENAVDRAYYENLLAGLPDNPEIDSPVGLYVSFLEAEVDFRNLRNAVRIARSGADSLDPADYYIEGGRLFSESDLTGLAADTDQLAARVRESRYADDLDAALDVLEAADSLIEFESALDAALVEYADQLSNRYPLSVCPVFSYVLAKEREVDNVRAIARGREAGLDPDEIEQELVIL